The genomic region TCTTCCTTCCTTGACTGCACATGCGGGTAAGGTAGATGTTGGAGAGGAATTGTGCTCACATTCTCATTTCTCTTTTTATTCCTATtcacttttttgtcatttttctctcttccttctttttctttccgcTCTTTTTCAACTAATTCTTCCTCCACTTTCTCCTCACTCTTTTCTCCCTCATTTTCAACTGTCACTtcctcctcttcatcttcaactatTATTTCCTCCTCATCTTCCACTATAACCTCTTCATTTACGCCACTATTCACCTCCTTCCCACTTCTTGTAAAAatggctttgcaatgctcctttggATTGGTTTGGGTGTTTGCGGAAAAGGATGCTCCCGGTTGTTGCTCGGACAATTGCTTTGCAAGTTGACCCACTTGATTTTCTAAATTCTTTATGGCCGCTTCATTACTCCTTTGATTAGCCatggatgcttgcatgaattgtgtAAGAGTGTCTTCCAACTTTGAGCTTCCACCTTGAGATTGTTGACCTTGACCTTGAGGGTTTGAattttgataaggattttgatgttgatagtgttgattgttgaatcttgaaggttgaAATCCTTGGTTATTTCTTTGGTAAGGATTGTTGTGAGGTAGAGGTtgcctttgataaccttgattttgattgttgacataattcacttcttcacccTCGGGAGGAGGACAAAACCCGGTAGGATGGTCACCTTGACAAAGTTCACAACTTGCTACGTGAGAAGTCATTTGCATCCCATGAATTTCCTTCATTTGTTGTGGAAGCTTCGACATTTGCTTAGTGAGTAACTCAACTTGTTGAGAGAGAATcttgttttgagcaaggatggCATCATTGGTGTTTAATTCAAGAACACCCGACTTTCTTTGTGATGGACTCCTATCATGTTGAGTTTGGAGGTCATTGAGTGCCATACGATCAATTATCATTATTGCATCCTTCGCGCTTTTTGACATTAAAgatccacccgcggtagcatccaaaagtgtcttgtgcaccggttgaagcccattgcggaagatgtgaatttgtgtgaGAGCATCAAAACCATGACCCTTGCATTTTCTAAGCATGGATTTGAATCTTTCCCACGCTTCATTAAGAGATTCATTGCTTCCTTGGTTGAACACTGCGATTGCCGTTTTGGCCTCCATGAATCGGGATTGAGGAAAATATCGTTCTAAAAACTTTTCTTCCAATAGATTCCAATCCACcatcacatttggtaattgatcaagataccattctttAGCTTTCCCAATTAATGAATGTGGAAATAGCCTCTTGAACAATGATTCTTCATTCGCCGCATCAACTCCCGTTGAACCCGCAATCTCGTAAAATTTGGTGAGATGTGCGAAAGGATCCTCATGATCCATTCTGGTGAATGGATTTGCATAAACAAGTTGGAGGATTCCGGTCTTCATCTCCGTATTTTCTCCACCTTGAGCATTGCGTGCAAATTGGGCGGTGCGTCTTGGACTATTGGCGGACATTTCGGTTGGAACAACACCCGCCATGTCTCCTTCAAAAGTGTCTACAACTACCTCTTCAATTTGattgttagaagaagtagatgcctcttctctttgtcgcttctcttgggctaacttccttcttcttcatgtcttgctattgagctttcggagtgttctttcaatttcggGATCGAAATGAAATTGCTCTTCGGTAGCTTTTTCTCGCATACACAAGGATCTACAAAACTAGTAAACCAAGTGAAACGCAAAAGAATTAAGAATAAAGTAacaaacttaaaacaatgaactattgcaatgcttgcaatatcaaacgccaatccccggcaacggcgccaatttgttgaatagtatattcaaggcaaatatttttaaatcgtatccacagagattgggtgatattaccgccgttctatagttactatcgctttaagtttaagttgtaacaaagttggtttgagttgagtttctatt from Vicia villosa cultivar HV-30 ecotype Madison, WI unplaced genomic scaffold, Vvil1.0 ctg.002743F_1_1, whole genome shotgun sequence harbors:
- the LOC131639706 gene encoding uncharacterized protein LOC131639706, whose protein sequence is MAGVVPTEMSANSPRRTAQFARNAQGGENTEMKTGILQLVYANPFTRMDHEDPFAHLTKFYEIAGSTGVDAANEESLFKRLFPHSLIGKAKEWYLDQLPNVMVDWNLLEEKFLERYFPQSRFMEAKTAIAVFNQGSNESLNEAWERFKSMLRKCKGHGQGQQSQGGSSKLEDTLTQFMQASMANQRSNEAAIKNLENQVGQLAKQLSEQQPGASFSANTQTNPKEHCKAIFTRSGKEVNSGVNEEVIVEDEEEIIVEDEEEEVTVENEGEKSEEKVEEELVEKERKEKEGREKNDKKVNRNKKRNENMLTKKKKYTDEETVVLDAHCSAIIQKTPPRKEADPGRVILPITIGGNYISNGLVDLGSSINLIPLSVVKRLGNIEMKHTRITLQLADKSIISPYGVVQDMLVKVDKFLFPVDFVVVDMEEDLDVPLILGRPFMKTTRMMIDIDDGIMKVRVQDEEVIFTLFESMKPHKDEHDNFRINDEKGEIIQVANQIHKDKDKANHEGKTHHKNFKVGQMVLVCNSRLKVFPSKLKSKWSGPFVVKEVRNYGSIVVEDPKTQESWTVKEQRLKGYHDG